From one Pseudactinotalea sp. HY158 genomic stretch:
- a CDS encoding ABC transporter permease, which translates to MTTPTTTEVRSSTAGTGAGLMGHLRTGLQQMLAFAGLIVIMIVFSLASPVFFTFDNIVGNMLFSAVVIGTLALGTTFVIITAGIDLSIGTGMALCAVMAGNFITNIGLSWQLGVVLAIAFGGLVGLVNGVFIAVAKLPPFIATLAMMMVAEGLALVFSDSAPIYVDRDTDGGFMDLSTGTLIPQVPNAVLVLIGAAIIAGIVLNRTVLGRYTYAIGSNEEATAISGVNVTKWKILIYTFAGLFTGLAGVMIAARLGSAQPAIGMGYELQAIAAVVIGGTSLMGGKGSIVGTVIGALIISVINNGLQLMSVPQEWQNVILGAVILAAVFADTVRQRTTT; encoded by the coding sequence ATGACCACACCCACCACGACCGAGGTGCGCTCCTCGACGGCCGGCACCGGCGCGGGACTCATGGGCCACCTGCGCACCGGCCTGCAGCAGATGCTCGCCTTCGCCGGACTCATCGTCATCATGATCGTGTTCTCGCTGGCCTCGCCGGTGTTCTTCACGTTCGACAACATCGTGGGGAACATGCTGTTCTCCGCGGTGGTCATCGGCACCCTCGCCCTGGGCACGACCTTCGTCATCATCACGGCCGGGATCGACCTGTCGATCGGCACCGGGATGGCGCTGTGCGCCGTCATGGCCGGCAACTTCATCACGAACATCGGCCTGTCCTGGCAGCTCGGGGTCGTGCTCGCGATCGCGTTCGGCGGGCTCGTCGGGCTCGTCAACGGGGTCTTCATCGCCGTGGCGAAGCTCCCGCCGTTCATCGCGACCCTCGCGATGATGATGGTCGCCGAGGGCCTCGCCCTCGTGTTCTCCGACAGCGCCCCGATCTACGTCGACCGGGACACCGACGGCGGCTTCATGGACCTGTCCACCGGCACCCTCATCCCGCAGGTGCCCAACGCCGTGCTCGTGCTCATCGGTGCCGCGATCATCGCCGGGATCGTGCTCAACCGCACCGTGCTCGGGCGCTACACCTACGCGATCGGCTCGAACGAGGAGGCCACGGCGATCTCCGGGGTCAACGTGACCAAGTGGAAGATCCTCATCTACACGTTCGCAGGCCTGTTCACCGGCCTCGCCGGCGTGATGATCGCCGCCCGGCTCGGCTCGGCCCAGCCCGCGATCGGCATGGGGTACGAGCTCCAGGCGATCGCCGCCGTGGTCATCGGCGGCACCTCCCTCATGGGCGGGAAGGGCTCGATCGTCGGCACCGTCATCGGCGCGCTGATCATCTCCGTGATCAACAACGGCCTCCAGCTCATGTCGGTGCCGCAGGAATGGCAGAACGTCATCCTCGGCGCCGTCATCCTCGCGGCCGTGTTCGCCGACACCGTGCGCCAACGCACCACCACCTGA
- a CDS encoding ABC transporter substrate-binding protein encodes MRRRTLLMGAAASAVTVGLAACSSGDDTGSADGGNNDGGEGGGDDLPYIAIVSKGFQHQFWQAVKNGAEDEAEGKATITFEGPATEADVEDQINMLQTALAKSPAAIGFAALDSKAAEGLLQQAQTQDIPVIAFDSGVDSDVPLTTASTDNKAAAAEAAKHMAELIGNKGKVAMVVHDQTSGSGQDRRDGFIEWMEANAPDVELMEPQYGDGDQNKSANITKSILTANPDVAGIYGSNEGSAIGVVKGVEEAGAGGDVVVVGFDSGKAQIDAIRSGLMAGAITQNPVGMGAEVVKAALKAIAGEELPETIDTGFYWYDASNIDDPEIAAVLYE; translated from the coding sequence ATGCGCAGACGGACTCTGCTGATGGGCGCTGCCGCCTCCGCCGTCACCGTCGGACTGGCCGCCTGCTCGAGCGGCGACGACACGGGTAGCGCCGACGGCGGCAACAACGACGGCGGCGAGGGCGGCGGCGACGACCTGCCCTACATCGCGATCGTCTCCAAGGGCTTCCAGCACCAGTTCTGGCAGGCCGTCAAGAACGGCGCCGAGGACGAGGCCGAGGGCAAGGCGACGATCACGTTCGAGGGCCCGGCCACCGAGGCCGACGTCGAGGACCAGATCAACATGCTCCAGACCGCGCTGGCCAAGAGCCCGGCCGCGATCGGCTTCGCCGCCCTCGACTCCAAGGCCGCCGAGGGGCTGCTGCAGCAGGCGCAGACCCAGGACATCCCGGTCATCGCGTTCGACTCCGGCGTGGACTCGGATGTGCCGCTGACCACCGCCTCGACCGACAACAAGGCCGCCGCCGCGGAGGCCGCCAAGCACATGGCCGAGCTCATCGGCAACAAGGGCAAGGTCGCGATGGTCGTGCACGACCAGACCTCCGGTTCCGGTCAGGACCGCCGCGACGGCTTCATCGAGTGGATGGAGGCCAACGCCCCCGACGTCGAGCTCATGGAGCCGCAGTACGGCGACGGCGACCAGAACAAGTCGGCGAACATCACCAAGTCGATCCTCACCGCGAACCCGGACGTGGCCGGCATCTACGGCTCGAACGAGGGCTCGGCGATCGGCGTGGTCAAGGGCGTCGAGGAGGCGGGTGCCGGCGGCGACGTCGTGGTCGTCGGCTTCGACTCCGGCAAGGCGCAGATCGACGCGATCCGCTCCGGACTCATGGCCGGGGCGATCACGCAGAACCCGGTCGGCATGGGTGCCGAGGTGGTCAAGGCCGCGCTCAAGGCGATCGCCGGCGAGGAGCTGCCCGAGACGATCGACACCGGCTTCTACTGGTACGACGCGAGCAACATCGACGACCCGGAGATCGCGGCCGTCCTGTACGAGTGA
- a CDS encoding potassium transporter Kup, giving the protein MSEPPEVASQDRPDRARPTSAEDRATRAGGSRRVLFLLAVLGVVYGDLGTSTIYALRTAFSGRVVTLEATAANVLGILSLVLWTLILVVSIKYMGVILRLDNRGEGGLFALIALLRPWRALGRIRRRALVLLGLAGAAMLYAGVMITPAISILSAVEGLEIAAPGTGRLVVPITIAILVALFLVQRFGTARIGAAFGPVMALWFASIGALGLYGITRAPQVLAAIDPRRAAGFLAQAPVTGLVVLFAVFLVTTGAEALYADLGHFGTRSIRRLWFAFVLPALLLSYLGQGAGLLRDPSSSESPFFRLVPTALLVPMVVLATVATIIASQAAITGAFSLTRAAGRLGMMPPLRVVQTSAESPGQVYVPAINRILMSAAIVLVLTFQTSERLASAYGISVNTTMVVTTVLAFVITRERLGWPRWRAGVVFGAFLVAELAFLGSNLLRVPHGGWFPVLVGAGFFAVLSTWRRGGELLAGRTTADSHPIETVHTRLREEDVARVPGAAVFLTPWLTGTPPSLIHHVQRTRALQRRVVLLGVLVEDVPRTTADERIHVDDLGEGFARVVLHYGYLQRVNVPSELNRCRDRLGIDLDEVTYYIEHEQPLQGHGRRRGLAAWRERLYAVLKRNALDPTTRYQIPSDRIVDLGLRIRI; this is encoded by the coding sequence ATGAGCGAGCCCCCGGAGGTCGCCTCCCAGGATCGCCCGGACCGCGCCCGGCCGACATCCGCCGAGGACAGGGCCACCCGCGCGGGCGGCTCCCGGCGGGTCCTGTTCCTGCTGGCCGTGCTCGGGGTGGTCTACGGCGACCTGGGCACGAGCACGATCTACGCCCTGCGCACCGCGTTCTCCGGGAGGGTGGTGACGCTCGAGGCCACCGCGGCGAACGTGCTCGGCATCCTCTCGCTCGTGCTGTGGACCCTCATCCTCGTGGTCTCGATCAAGTACATGGGCGTGATCCTGCGTCTCGACAACCGCGGTGAGGGCGGATTGTTCGCACTCATCGCGCTGCTGCGGCCGTGGCGGGCACTCGGGCGGATTCGGCGGCGAGCCCTGGTCCTGCTCGGGCTGGCCGGCGCGGCGATGCTCTACGCCGGCGTCATGATCACCCCGGCGATCTCGATCCTCAGCGCCGTCGAGGGTCTCGAGATCGCCGCACCGGGGACGGGCCGGCTCGTCGTGCCGATCACGATCGCCATCCTGGTCGCGCTCTTCCTCGTGCAGCGATTCGGTACGGCGCGGATCGGGGCGGCGTTCGGGCCGGTCATGGCGCTGTGGTTCGCCTCGATCGGAGCGCTCGGGCTGTACGGGATCACCCGGGCACCGCAGGTGCTCGCCGCGATCGATCCGCGCCGCGCCGCGGGCTTCCTCGCCCAGGCACCGGTGACCGGCCTCGTCGTCCTCTTCGCCGTGTTCCTCGTGACCACGGGCGCCGAGGCCCTGTACGCCGACCTGGGCCACTTCGGGACCCGATCGATCCGCCGGCTCTGGTTCGCGTTCGTGCTCCCCGCGCTTCTGCTCAGCTACCTCGGGCAGGGGGCGGGGCTGCTCCGCGATCCCTCCTCGTCCGAGTCCCCGTTCTTCCGCCTCGTGCCGACCGCCCTGCTCGTTCCGATGGTGGTGCTGGCCACGGTCGCCACGATCATCGCCTCCCAGGCGGCCATCACCGGAGCGTTCTCGCTCACGCGCGCGGCCGGACGGCTCGGGATGATGCCGCCGCTGCGGGTCGTGCAGACCTCCGCGGAGAGTCCGGGCCAGGTGTATGTGCCGGCGATCAACCGGATCCTCATGAGTGCGGCGATCGTGCTCGTGCTCACCTTCCAGACCTCCGAGCGCCTGGCCAGCGCGTACGGGATCAGCGTGAACACCACGATGGTCGTGACCACGGTCCTCGCGTTCGTGATCACCCGGGAGCGGCTCGGTTGGCCGAGGTGGCGGGCGGGTGTGGTGTTCGGAGCGTTCCTCGTGGCGGAGCTGGCCTTCCTCGGCTCGAATCTGCTGCGGGTTCCCCACGGTGGCTGGTTCCCGGTGCTGGTCGGCGCCGGGTTCTTCGCCGTCCTGTCCACCTGGCGCCGGGGCGGGGAGCTGCTCGCCGGCAGGACGACCGCGGACTCCCACCCGATCGAGACCGTGCACACCCGGCTGCGGGAGGAGGACGTCGCCCGGGTGCCCGGCGCGGCCGTGTTCCTCACGCCGTGGCTCACCGGCACGCCGCCCTCGCTCATCCATCACGTGCAGCGCACGCGCGCGCTGCAGCGCCGGGTCGTGCTCCTCGGTGTGCTCGTCGAGGACGTCCCGCGCACCACCGCGGACGAGCGGATCCACGTCGACGACCTCGGCGAGGGATTCGCCCGGGTCGTGCTGCACTACGGCTACCTGCAGCGGGTCAACGTGCCCTCCGAGCTCAACCGGTGCCGGGACCGCCTGGGCATCGACCTCGACGAGGTGACCTACTACATCGAGCACGAGCAGCCGCTGCAGGGCCACGGCCGCCGCCGCGGGCTGGCCGCCTGGCGCGAACGTCTCTACGCCGTGCTCAAGCGCAACGCCCTGGATCCGACGACGCGGTATCAGATTCCCAGCGACAGGATCGTCGACCTGGGGCTGCGGATCAGGATCTGA
- a CDS encoding cytochrome c oxidase assembly protein: MARTQWQRMVWWVAGIAGTLVVAAALALALSGSAEATLLADPGVLVRWGRAIINGLADLAASVTIGGSMLLVFVLAVRTPAWERARTVVAAAATVWTIALTAQLVFTYAAVSGRPIGEPGFGNELAYYLTELGAGKARLVTLILAALTSVAAVAIAGWGSALLTLVMSVSVIIPIAVLGHAAGAQNHDLAMNAGFIHIVTVGIWVGALLVLMLVRPVLSAGRAAGAVAGAAARAGSDRGERRRGGNDPAATERSGHDRGGRPRGGRESSTAGPDVTGAAARFSTIAAWCYVGVAVSGIANAVLRLGDLSGLGTTYGSLLIAKIVAFGLLGFAGAWHRRSTIAALAERPRAFWRLAGGELFVMAAAMGLAVVLASTAPPVPQDPIEAPSPAQVLSQRDVPLPPTFGRWFSEFYPDLLFGALTVVMAVVYIRWVLRLRRRGDSWPLGRTVPWLLGVLGFGYLNLGGAAVYGHILFSAHMIAHMSLVMILPILLVLGAPVTLAVRALPARRDGSRGPREWLLAIVHSRWAGFLSNPIVAAGNVIVSMAVFYFTPLIVFAMTTHIGHVLMIVHFTLIGYLFVNVLIGIDPGPTRPGYPLRLVLLLATMAFHAFFALAIMSMTDLIGADYFGRLGLPWGVDALADQYTGGQITWGIGELPSLALAVTLALMWAKTDERTARRTDRQADRDGGAELAEYNAMLARLADEEPEDSSHSPTR, translated from the coding sequence GTGGCGCGAACGCAGTGGCAACGAATGGTGTGGTGGGTGGCCGGGATCGCCGGCACCCTCGTGGTCGCGGCCGCGCTCGCGCTGGCCCTCTCGGGCAGCGCCGAGGCGACGTTGCTGGCCGACCCCGGCGTACTCGTGCGATGGGGCCGTGCGATCATCAACGGCCTGGCGGACCTGGCCGCATCCGTCACGATCGGCGGCTCGATGCTCCTGGTCTTCGTGCTCGCCGTGCGCACCCCCGCCTGGGAGCGGGCGCGCACGGTGGTCGCGGCGGCCGCCACGGTCTGGACGATCGCGCTCACCGCTCAACTCGTGTTCACCTACGCGGCCGTGTCCGGGAGGCCGATCGGCGAACCCGGATTCGGGAACGAGCTGGCCTACTACCTGACCGAGCTCGGGGCCGGCAAGGCCCGGCTCGTCACGCTCATCCTCGCCGCCCTCACCTCCGTCGCCGCCGTCGCCATCGCCGGCTGGGGCAGTGCGCTGCTCACGCTCGTCATGTCGGTCTCGGTGATCATCCCGATCGCCGTGCTCGGGCACGCCGCCGGCGCCCAGAACCACGACCTCGCGATGAACGCCGGATTCATCCACATCGTCACCGTCGGAATCTGGGTCGGGGCACTCCTCGTGCTCATGCTCGTGCGTCCGGTGCTCTCGGCGGGCCGGGCGGCCGGAGCCGTGGCCGGAGCCGCGGCCCGGGCCGGCAGCGACCGGGGGGAGCGTCGCCGGGGCGGCAACGATCCCGCTGCCACGGAGCGATCCGGTCACGACCGGGGCGGGAGGCCGCGGGGTGGGCGGGAGTCGTCGACCGCGGGCCCCGACGTCACGGGCGCCGCCGCCCGATTCTCCACGATCGCCGCGTGGTGCTACGTGGGCGTCGCCGTCTCCGGGATCGCGAACGCCGTGCTGCGCCTGGGCGATCTGAGCGGCCTGGGCACCACGTACGGGTCCCTGCTCATCGCGAAGATCGTCGCCTTCGGGCTGCTCGGCTTCGCCGGGGCCTGGCACCGCCGTTCGACCATCGCGGCGCTGGCCGAGCGGCCGCGCGCCTTCTGGCGCCTCGCCGGCGGCGAACTGTTCGTCATGGCCGCCGCGATGGGGCTGGCCGTCGTGCTCGCCTCGACCGCCCCGCCCGTTCCGCAGGACCCGATCGAGGCTCCGAGTCCGGCCCAGGTGCTCTCCCAGCGCGACGTGCCGCTGCCGCCGACCTTCGGTCGCTGGTTCAGTGAGTTCTACCCGGACCTGCTGTTCGGTGCCCTGACGGTGGTCATGGCCGTCGTCTACATCCGATGGGTGCTGCGACTGCGTCGGCGCGGGGACTCCTGGCCCCTCGGCCGCACCGTTCCCTGGCTGCTCGGAGTGCTCGGATTCGGCTACCTCAACCTCGGCGGAGCCGCCGTATACGGGCACATCCTCTTCAGCGCACACATGATCGCGCACATGAGCCTCGTCATGATCCTGCCGATCCTGCTCGTGCTCGGGGCACCGGTGACCCTGGCGGTGCGCGCCCTGCCCGCGCGTCGCGACGGCTCCCGCGGGCCGCGCGAATGGCTGCTCGCGATCGTGCACTCCAGATGGGCGGGCTTCCTGTCGAACCCGATCGTCGCGGCCGGGAACGTCATCGTGTCGATGGCCGTCTTCTACTTCACCCCGCTCATCGTGTTCGCGATGACCACCCATATCGGGCACGTGCTCATGATCGTGCACTTCACCCTCATCGGGTATCTGTTCGTCAACGTGCTCATCGGCATCGACCCGGGCCCGACCCGGCCCGGATACCCGCTACGGCTCGTGCTGCTGCTCGCCACGATGGCCTTCCACGCCTTCTTCGCGCTCGCGATCATGTCGATGACCGACCTCATCGGCGCCGACTACTTCGGGCGGCTCGGGCTCCCGTGGGGTGTCGACGCGCTCGCCGACCAGTACACCGGCGGGCAGATCACGTGGGGTATCGGGGAACTCCCCTCCCTCGCGCTCGCCGTGACGCTCGCCCTCATGTGGGCCAAGACCGACGAACGCACCGCCCGCCGCACGGACCGCCAGGCGGACCGCGACGGCGGGGCCGAACTCGCCGAGTACAACGCGATGCTCGCCCGCCTCGCCGACGAGGAGCCCGAGGACTCCTCGCACTCGCCCACCCGGTGA